A stretch of DNA from Luteibaculum oceani:
GGCCCAACCTTATGCCAAAGAATTAAAAAAGGACTATAATATAGATATGGACCTAATTCATGTTCAAGGTGAGGATTTAGGACGATTAGTTGGAATAGAAATGGTAAAACACTGCCCAGATTTTTTAATGTCACTGGCCGAAGGAGAACTAGAAGAGGCAGGTGACCAAAACTCAGGTTCTGAGGATTTCGTGGGTGTATTACAAGATGTTAAAAAGAAAGACTTCTTGGAATTTCATTTCACCGACAATGCTGGCCGTCTTTATAAGTTTCTATGGCTTACATACATCAACACCGACCTTAATTTATATGGGGATATGGAAAACCATATAGGGAAAGAATATCGAGTTAGCTTTATTGAAAAAGAGTTCTACGACCCGAAAATCGGAGAATACCGACCGTTTAAAATTCTAGAATCGATAAGAAAGTTTTAATCTCATTGTAAATTGAGATATGCCCCAAAAGGTAATCTACTACATAAAACGATTTGGATATAACGCCCTTCCAAAAGGGTATTTCAGAAAAAAATATAGTCGCCTTAGGGAATTAGAAAACGCTATCGACCCAAAGCTTATAGCAAGTCGATTGGATTATTACTTTAAGCTCCCTCCCCCTATTGAGCTACCTGCCGAGGCTGTACGTAATGGTGATATTAAAAATTCGCGTGGTACGGACTACTATTTAGACCTTAAGGAGTCTCTCCAGTTTTTTAATAAACACTTTAAAATATCGTTTAGGTTTGGTGATGACACTAGCGTAAATACCTACCCCACCATAGTAAAAGCAAGACCCATTCATGGAGATAACAGTAATTCCATCCTCTTTAAGTTAAACAAAGTCAGGCATTTTAAATGGGTTAATGATACCCGAGAATTTAAAGACAAAATAGACCAAATTGTATGGCGTGGTGGCGCCTACCAACCCCTTAGAAAACTGTTTGTTAAAAAATTCCACAATCACCCAATGTGCAATTTCGGTCAAACTAATGTGCCGGTAGAGCACGTACCGTGGCAGAGGGAGTTTTTATCCATCCAAGATCAACTTAAGTACAAATTCATTTTTTGTCCCGAAGGCAATGATGTCGCTACAAATCTCAAATGGGCCATGTCGTCGAACTCCTTGGTTGTTATGCCTAAACCTCGATTCGAAACCTGGTTTATGGAGGGGAAGTTAAAGGCCGGAGTGCATTATGCCGAGGTAAATGATGACGGCTCCAACCTAGAAGAATTGATTGAATTTTACATTTCCAATCCTTCGCGTGCCCAGGAAATAATTGCCAATGCGCACGAATGGGTTAAAGGGTTTCAAAACAGGGATTTGGAGGAGCTACTTTGCTTAAAGGTTTTAGAACGATATGGAACCTACACCGGACAAAAAAATTTCTTGAAGTTTTAGTTAATCCCATGAGAACCACTAAAGCCAATTGGAGGCTCATTGTATTTATTCTGTTAATTGCATTAACTCTTTTTGAACTGATTAGAAGTGGAAACAGGGATGGCGACTTTCTAGGTTACATCCGCGCAGCTAATGCGGTTCTTTCTGGAAATGACATTTACTTAGACTATTTAAACACCTGGCCGCCGCTTTTTTCAATATTCTGTGTCCCACTTTATTTCCTGAATAAAATCAGTCCTTATGGTGTAAGAATTTTATGGCTTTTAGGAGGCTTATTTGGCTTTGCCAGCACTATTAATCACACTGCACAACTCTTTTTTAATAAAAAGTTGGGGTGGAAGACTAGCGAAAAGCACTTGAGCATCCTAAACCCTCTCCTATTCGTCCCGCTTTTGCTGTCCTTTAGATTTGTATTAGACAACCTAGCCAATGTCCAAATAAACATGTACATGCTTTGGGCTTCAACGCTATGCCTAGTACTACTGGATAAAAACAAAATTAAACTTGCAGCATTAGTATTAGCTATCAGCATTTCTCTTAAGATTTTCACCATCTTTTTATTAATCTATCTCCTATATAAGCGCCACTTTAAATTTGGAGCCTACGCCCTACTATTCCTTCTAATTTTAAATAGCATCCCGCTGGCAGTGTTTGGATGGGAATTGGGGATAGAATATTACCATGCGTGGGTAACCGAAGTGGCACCGAAATCTTATTTACCCACTTCCAGAAATCAATCGATTTTCGGTTTGTTTATCAGGTTATTTGCAGATTTACCCCATAAAAACGTGGTGGATATTAGCCTTCTGCAACTACAAATAGATCAGGTAAAAACATTAACCTACCTTACAATATGCCTTTTTGGTATTATTCCCCTTTACCTTTTTTACAAACCCATTAAAAATCTTAAAAGTAAAGGGTCTTTAATTGAGCTATGTATTGTTTACACGGCCATACCACTACTCACCCCGGTTGCATGGAAAGCCTATTTTATTTTTCTGTGGATTCCCATTACTTATCTATTTCACGAGTTATATAAAACCGATTATCCTGGGTTGAAAAAGAAGGGCAGAATAGTTTTTTGGATAGGCATGAGCTATCTAATATTTAGCGCAGAAATTTTTGTTGGTAAGTGGTTTTCAGACGCCTTGGAAACCATTGGTATTTTAACTCTGGGAAGCATTTTATTAATTGGATTATTATTCAGGATTAACCTGGTATATCACAATAAATAACCCCGCATAATTAAGACAGTTCCTCCTTCCTATGATTATTCTCAGCATTCAACAACTTTCATAGATTCATGTAAGTATCGATGAGTTGATTTCTATATTTAACTCATGGAAATCTACTTAGGTAATGAAAACCAAAAATGGTTTAAACCCTTGATTATAGCCATTTTGCTACTGCCCGCAATGGTTGCAAATGGACAAAGTGTAAGTGTAAAATCAGATCGTCCTGGGCAAGCCTTAAATCCTAACTTAATTGAAACGGGCTTTATACAGATTCAATCGGGTTACCAACGTTTTTTTAATAGTAGCTCCTCAGCCAGTTTCCAGGGTCACACGCACGATTTTAGATTCGGTTTAAACGATAACTGGGAAACAGGTGCCAGTATTTACACTAGTGTAATTCCAAATCAAACTAACGTCACCACCTTGGTAGGACAGGTTAGAAGGTCTTTAGCAGCAAACGATGCTTTCGAGGCCCTTGCCATTCAAGTCGCTCTACCCCTTCAAATTAATCCCAGGGATGTAAACAACACATTCAACCCCATGCTTAAGCTGAGTGGAAGTAGAGCATTTAACGATAAAATTGGATTTACAGGAAATATCGCCCTACAGGGTGTAGATGTAACCAACAACTTTAGCCTTACCCTACCCTACGTAGCTAATTTAGGCTGGAGTTTTAATTCTAAGCTCGCCGTTTTTATTGAGCATTTCGGAAGCTTAAATAATACGGGATGGCAAGCCAATGCTGATTGTGGTGTTTCATACCTAGCGCATGCAAAACTTCAGTTAGATTTCACTTTTGGATTTACTGGGATAAATCAAACCCACACACAATCTTTTATGGATACCGGAATCACCTTTAAAATTTAAAATCATGCAATCCATCAAGTTTATCTTTTCGATCCTTTTTTGCCTAGTTATTGTTCCTGGTAAAAGTCAAGATTCCGCCAAGCAAAAGGTGGATTCGAGTCAGGTGGATTCTATTTCAAAAAAGCTTCTTTTAGAGCTCGAGGAGTTAAAAAACACCGAAGAAATAAAGCGTTTACAACTCCAAAGGGCTTTAGATTCTATTCAAGGTATACAAGCCAATAGAAAAAGGGCCATCCTTCTTAAAATTGACTCCCTAAGAGGTACCACTTCGGGTGTTCCTGTTGTTGTTTTCAATGACACCCTCATGTATTTTTTTGAAAGGCTTGGCTCTCTTAGCCCAAAGGAAAGAGCAAATCGCGCTTCAAGAAACTTAGAGGTCAAATTCGAGAGCGGAGAAATAAATAGCAACAGCCTTAAAGCTACGGCCAATGATGAGGCTGTGGATTTAATTCTAAATGGTGATATATTATTTACCATAACCGAAAAGGATGCTTACTGGTTAGAAAAAACACCAATAAAAGCTACAGAGGACCTTATAACCACTTTACTAGATTTAAATCAAGTCTATCAAGAGAAGCACGGGATTCTTGTAATGGTTAAAAGAATTGGTCTTTTAATCTTGGTTCTAATCATCTTATGGATTCTTATTCGACTTGTAAACAGAGGAATAACCAAGTTGAATGACGTCCTAATTAAAAAGTTTAAACCCTACCTAAACGGGTTGAAATTTAAAAACTATGAATTCCTTTCCGAGGATGCAGAAATCAAGCTGGTGCGTTGGTGTTTGAAGGTAACCAAATGGCTATTAATCCTCTTTTTACTTTACATTACCCTCCCCGTGATATTCAGCATTTTCCCAACTACTAAGGGGATAGCTACAACCTTAATAGGTTACATTTTAAATCCTCTAAAAAAATTCACCTGGGCTTTGGTGGGATACATTCCCAACCTGATAACCATTGCTGTTGTTGTTTTGGTTACCAATTACTTTATTCGGGCCATTCGATTTTTTGCCTCGGAAATTGAATCCGGAAAACTACAGATTCCTGGTTTTTATGCAGACTGGGCGGGTCCAACTTTTAAACTGCTTAAAATTGTGGTTTATGCCTTTGCTTTTGTAATTATCTTCCCCTATCTCCCAGGCAGCAAATCACCTATTTTTCAAGGAGTGAGTGTGTTTTTCGGGCTTTTAATTTCCTTGGGGTCTAGCTCTGCAATTAGCAATATAATTGCAGGTTTGGTAATCACTTACATGCGACCATTTAAAATTGGTGATCGCGTAAAAATTGGAGAAACGACTGGGGATATCGTAGAAAAAACACTTCTGGTGACTCGAGTGAGAACCATTAAAAACGAAGATATCTCCATCCCCAATTCTACTATTTTAGTTGGAAGTACGGTTAACTACAGTTCGAGTTCAGAGTCACTAGGTTTGATTCTAAATTCAACGGTAACCATTGGTTATGATGTGCCTTGGAGAAAAGTACACGACCTTCTCATTTCAGCCGCATTAAAAGCTGATTTTATTAATAAGGAACCGGCTCCTTTTGTTTTGCAAACTAGCTTGGATGATTTTTACGTGAGCTATCAAATCAATGCCTACACCAACAAGGCAGGAATGGCTGCCAAGATCTACTCGCAACTACATGCAAATATTCAAGATGCTTTTAACGAAGCTGGCGTTGAAATTTTGTCTCCGCACTATCGAGCAGCTAGAGACGGAAATACCGCAACGCTTCCACCCGAATACCTACCCAAAGGTTATCAGGCACCTAGATTTAATGTAAACCTAAATCAAAAACCTAATGATTAATAGCGATTTCTCTTATTGGACAGAGCACCCTTTAATTCAAAAAGCCTTGATTACATCAGGGGTAATCGTTGTCATATTTCTGATTAGACTGCTTCTGAGAAAGGCGCTCAATCGCTCGGTTAAAACCAATGATAATAAGTATAAGGCTAGAAAGGCTCTAAATCTTTTTAGCTATCTCCTAATCGTTTTGGCCATCCTTCTAATTTTTAATGAGCAATTAGGAAATATCGGTATTGTTGTTGGGGTTGCTGGTGCAGGAATTACTTTTGCTCTGCAAGAACCAATTATGAGTGTCGCAGGTTGGCTGCACATACTAATTAATAGCCCCATTTCTGTTGGACAACGGGTAAAAATTGGGGACGTTCAGGGCGACATCATAGACATCGGTGTATTAAGTACCACAATAATGGAAATGGGCGACTGGGTAGATGGTGATCTTTTTAACGGAAGGATAGTTTCCCTCTCAAATTCCTATGTTTTTAAGGAACCCATTCACAATTACTCAGGAGAATACCCCTTTTTATGGGATGAAATTATTATCCCAGTTAGAACAGAATGTAACTATCTGTTGGCCCAAGAAAAATTCCAAGAGGTTTTAGAAGAAATCTGTGGTAGTTATGCAAAGGCAAGCGAAATGCAATGGAAATTGCTTGCCAACAAATTTAGAGTTGAGGAGGCCAACGTACAACCTAGTATTTTTCTGCGTTTCGATGAGAATTGGATAAGCTTTACGCTGCGATACATTGTAGATTACAAAAAACGTAGATCGACCAAGCACCAATTGTATTCACGCATTTTGCAAGAGGTAGCAAAACATCCCACTGAGATAAAAATTGCAACCAGTTCAATAGAAATTTCTCACTACCCTATTCAACAATAATCCGCATATTTAGAAAATGAAAGTTCAAGTTGTAAGCATTCCGGTAGTCGACCAGGACAGCGCCGAAAAATTTTACACCGAAAAACTGGGTTTTACCGTCAAGGTAAACATCCCCTTAGGAGAGGGAAATAGGTGGTTAACCGTTGTTCATCCCGACCATAAAGATGGCCCTGAAGTCCTACTAGAACCAGCGCCAAAACACTTCAAGCCCAGTGCTACATATCAAGAAGAACTGTTTAAAGCAGGAATTCCCTGTTTTCAATTTGAGGTGGAAAACATCCACGAAAGTTTTAAAAATCTATCGAGTAAGGAGGTAGAATTTAAAATGGAGCCCACCGATATTGGTTCTGCTTATATGGCCATTTTTAACGACACCTGTGGTAATCTTATCCAACTCCTTCAAATGAAATAGGTTATGAAAAACACCCCTTTTACACTTTTATTTATCCTAATAACAGCAATTTGCTTTTCGCAAAACAAAACTTACCTCCATTGTGGGGCTATTTTCAATGCACAATCTGGAAAACTTGAAAAAGAAAAAACCATCGTTATTTCTGGAAAGGAAATTAGCGAAGTACTTAATGGATACATTGTTGCTCCAAGCAATGACATTAACACGATTGACTTAAAAACCAAGACGGTTTTACCTGGATTGATTGATATGCACGTACATGTGGAAGGCGAATTTAGTAAGACTTCCTATTCCGAGCAATTCAGACTAAATGAAGCGGATTTAGCCTTAAGATCAACCCTATTTTTAAAACGAACCATAGATGCTGGATTTACAACAGTACGGGACCTTGGTGGAACAGGTGTTAACACCGCTCTTGCTCGCGCCGTGGAAAAAGGAACCATAGTGGGACCCAGAATATATTCTGCGGGAAAAGCTATTGCCACTACCGGTGGACATGCAGACCCAACTAATGGATGGAAACAAGATTTAATGGGCGATCCAGGACCAGAGCAAGGCGTGGTTAATGGTCCCGACGATTGCCGAAAAGCGGTTCGTCAGCGCTATAAAAATGGTGCCCATGTTATAAAAATCACTGCTACCGGAGGGGTTTTAAGTGAGGCAAAGAATTCATCCAACCCACAATTTACCATTGAAGAAGTAAAGGCTATTTGCGAAACAGCAAATGATTATGGAATGATAGTGGCCGCACATGCTCATGGCGATGAAGGAATGCAACGCGCCATTCTCGGGGGAGTAAAAACTATTGAGCACGGTACACTGATGTCCGATAAAACAATGGATTTAATGAAAATTCATGATGTTTACCTAGTTCCTACAATTACCGCAGGTAAAGAGGTAACGATAAAGGCCGATGAGCCAGGATTTTACCCAGAAATTGTAGTTCCTAAAGCCAAAGAAATAGGACCCAAAATTCAAAATACTTTTGGAAGAGCCTACGCTAAAGGTGTGGGCATTGCTTTTGGAACGGACGCTGGTGTTTTTAAACATGGAAATAACGCCATGGAATTTGTATACATGGTTGAGGCTGGAATGCCTCCTGCAGCTGCAATACAATCGGCTACCATTACCAACGCCAAGCTGCTTAAAAACGACAACATAGGGTTAATCGAAAAAGGTAAATACGCCGACATCATCGCGGTTGAAGGCAATCCACTAGAGGACATTAAAACCCTGTTGAATGTTGATTTTGTAATGAAGGAAGGAATGGTAATTAAGCAGTAAGTCTTGGCAGAGAATAAGTTTTCAAATAGTGGTCATATTTACGCATCTATTGGTGCTGCTGTTGGGGTCGCCAATCTAGTGCTTTTCCCTGCAAGGGTATTCAGTTACGGGGGGCTTGCGTTCATTGTAGTTTTTATTATTTCCACGCTTTTACTGGGCTACCCCCTAATGGTGGGAGAAATTGCTTTAGGTAAGCACGGCCAGTCTAACGCCGTAGATTCCTACACTAAAATTGGTGGTAAAAAATGGAGTTGGGCAGGTAAATTTGGGCTAATAACCACCTCTGTAATTCTTAGTTTCTATATCATCATAGCCGGATGGTCGCTATACTATTTATTCCAATTTGCCTTTAATTTTAGTGACATAGAGAACTTACTTTTTGAGAGTCTTCAATCTAAAACACCTGCTAGGACGGCTATCGCTAAAATGTTTGTGGATTTCTCAACCAACTCTTCAAAAGTGATTCTTTACTCTGGAGCCTTTATGGCACTAACCATTTTTATTGTAGCTCAAAAGATTTCCGCAGGTATTGAAAAAATAGGCAAGATTTTCGTACCGCTTCTCATTGTATTGTTAATCATCCTATTTGTCTTTATCAACGTATTAGAGGGAAAAGATTTAAACTTCTCCAACTTCAATTTCGACGCTAGCAAGTTATTCTCAATGACCAGTACGGGTGGAATTGGGTTTATTGAGGCTGTTGGACAGGCATTTTTCTCCTTAAGCCTAGGAGCATGTAGCATGATAACCTTTGGAAATCACCTAAAAAAGAAAACTAACGTAACCAGAAATGCCCACTACATTGTTCATACAGACACCCTTGTAGCCCTATTGGCAGCACTTTTAATTATTCCCCTCTTTATTCCTACCAGCCAAATTGGAATCAACCCTGGATTGGTTTTCATAAGCCTAGTAGATACCTTTATTAGTTTTGGTTT
This window harbors:
- a CDS encoding glycosyl transferase family 90; the protein is MPQKVIYYIKRFGYNALPKGYFRKKYSRLRELENAIDPKLIASRLDYYFKLPPPIELPAEAVRNGDIKNSRGTDYYLDLKESLQFFNKHFKISFRFGDDTSVNTYPTIVKARPIHGDNSNSILFKLNKVRHFKWVNDTREFKDKIDQIVWRGGAYQPLRKLFVKKFHNHPMCNFGQTNVPVEHVPWQREFLSIQDQLKYKFIFCPEGNDVATNLKWAMSSNSLVVMPKPRFETWFMEGKLKAGVHYAEVNDDGSNLEELIEFYISNPSRAQEIIANAHEWVKGFQNRDLEELLCLKVLERYGTYTGQKNFLKF
- a CDS encoding glycosyltransferase family 87 protein, with the protein product MRTTKANWRLIVFILLIALTLFELIRSGNRDGDFLGYIRAANAVLSGNDIYLDYLNTWPPLFSIFCVPLYFLNKISPYGVRILWLLGGLFGFASTINHTAQLFFNKKLGWKTSEKHLSILNPLLFVPLLLSFRFVLDNLANVQINMYMLWASTLCLVLLDKNKIKLAALVLAISISLKIFTIFLLIYLLYKRHFKFGAYALLFLLILNSIPLAVFGWELGIEYYHAWVTEVAPKSYLPTSRNQSIFGLFIRLFADLPHKNVVDISLLQLQIDQVKTLTYLTICLFGIIPLYLFYKPIKNLKSKGSLIELCIVYTAIPLLTPVAWKAYFIFLWIPITYLFHELYKTDYPGLKKKGRIVFWIGMSYLIFSAEIFVGKWFSDALETIGILTLGSILLIGLLFRINLVYHNK
- a CDS encoding mechanosensitive ion channel family protein, with the protein product MQSIKFIFSILFCLVIVPGKSQDSAKQKVDSSQVDSISKKLLLELEELKNTEEIKRLQLQRALDSIQGIQANRKRAILLKIDSLRGTTSGVPVVVFNDTLMYFFERLGSLSPKERANRASRNLEVKFESGEINSNSLKATANDEAVDLILNGDILFTITEKDAYWLEKTPIKATEDLITTLLDLNQVYQEKHGILVMVKRIGLLILVLIILWILIRLVNRGITKLNDVLIKKFKPYLNGLKFKNYEFLSEDAEIKLVRWCLKVTKWLLILFLLYITLPVIFSIFPTTKGIATTLIGYILNPLKKFTWALVGYIPNLITIAVVVLVTNYFIRAIRFFASEIESGKLQIPGFYADWAGPTFKLLKIVVYAFAFVIIFPYLPGSKSPIFQGVSVFFGLLISLGSSSAISNIIAGLVITYMRPFKIGDRVKIGETTGDIVEKTLLVTRVRTIKNEDISIPNSTILVGSTVNYSSSSESLGLILNSTVTIGYDVPWRKVHDLLISAALKADFINKEPAPFVLQTSLDDFYVSYQINAYTNKAGMAAKIYSQLHANIQDAFNEAGVEILSPHYRAARDGNTATLPPEYLPKGYQAPRFNVNLNQKPND
- a CDS encoding mechanosensitive ion channel domain-containing protein — its product is MINSDFSYWTEHPLIQKALITSGVIVVIFLIRLLLRKALNRSVKTNDNKYKARKALNLFSYLLIVLAILLIFNEQLGNIGIVVGVAGAGITFALQEPIMSVAGWLHILINSPISVGQRVKIGDVQGDIIDIGVLSTTIMEMGDWVDGDLFNGRIVSLSNSYVFKEPIHNYSGEYPFLWDEIIIPVRTECNYLLAQEKFQEVLEEICGSYAKASEMQWKLLANKFRVEEANVQPSIFLRFDENWISFTLRYIVDYKKRRSTKHQLYSRILQEVAKHPTEIKIATSSIEISHYPIQQ
- a CDS encoding VOC family protein, with amino-acid sequence MKVQVVSIPVVDQDSAEKFYTEKLGFTVKVNIPLGEGNRWLTVVHPDHKDGPEVLLEPAPKHFKPSATYQEELFKAGIPCFQFEVENIHESFKNLSSKEVEFKMEPTDIGSAYMAIFNDTCGNLIQLLQMK
- a CDS encoding metal-dependent hydrolase family protein — protein: MKNTPFTLLFILITAICFSQNKTYLHCGAIFNAQSGKLEKEKTIVISGKEISEVLNGYIVAPSNDINTIDLKTKTVLPGLIDMHVHVEGEFSKTSYSEQFRLNEADLALRSTLFLKRTIDAGFTTVRDLGGTGVNTALARAVEKGTIVGPRIYSAGKAIATTGGHADPTNGWKQDLMGDPGPEQGVVNGPDDCRKAVRQRYKNGAHVIKITATGGVLSEAKNSSNPQFTIEEVKAICETANDYGMIVAAHAHGDEGMQRAILGGVKTIEHGTLMSDKTMDLMKIHDVYLVPTITAGKEVTIKADEPGFYPEIVVPKAKEIGPKIQNTFGRAYAKGVGIAFGTDAGVFKHGNNAMEFVYMVEAGMPPAAAIQSATITNAKLLKNDNIGLIEKGKYADIIAVEGNPLEDIKTLLNVDFVMKEGMVIKQ
- a CDS encoding sodium-dependent transporter, which produces MAENKFSNSGHIYASIGAAVGVANLVLFPARVFSYGGLAFIVVFIISTLLLGYPLMVGEIALGKHGQSNAVDSYTKIGGKKWSWAGKFGLITTSVILSFYIIIAGWSLYYLFQFAFNFSDIENLLFESLQSKTPARTAIAKMFVDFSTNSSKVILYSGAFMALTIFIVAQKISAGIEKIGKIFVPLLIVLLIILFVFINVLEGKDLNFSNFNFDASKLFSMTSTGGIGFIEAVGQAFFSLSLGACSMITFGNHLKKKTNVTRNAHYIVHTDTLVALLAALLIIPLFIPTSQIGINPGLVFISLVDTFISFGFVWGKVVGILFFFLFNIAILTSAVSLLEPTVNYYSKNQERGRQPYAIVIGIVVFIVAIPSILSFNPNAPALFRNFLGYGSGGAMGFFNFVIDFFGTFCILLGGL